From the genome of Candidatus Obscuribacterales bacterium:
AGTGGCGACAGTGATGAAACAGTCTTGTCGCAATATTGATATTCCTGCGCGCTATGGTGGTGAGGAGTTCTGTTTGCTTTTGCCCAATACTGATATTGAACTTGCCGGCCAAATAGCAGAGAGGCTGCGCAAGCTTATAAACGAATGTTTGATTGTAGGTTTTGGTAATATTTCGGCTTCGATTGGTGTGGCATGTTACCCTAAACATGCAAGTGATCCCGACACTTTGTTTCAAAAGGCTGATGAAGCGCTTTACAAAGCGAAAGAAGGCGGAAGAAATAGGGTTAGTATTTCTGAGTAAAATTAGAGTAGAGCTAGGACATTAGGAGAGAAACAATGGGCATTTTCGACGAACTGGTGACCGGACTTAGCAAGGAAATAACGAAGGTACAGAGCCGTTCGCAGGAAATGGTGAAGAGCTATGCGCTTAACAGCCAAATCCGCACTCTGGAAAGACGGAAGAGCGGCATTCTCACCGAGTTGGGTCGCATGGTATTTGATAAGTATGAGCGCAAGCTGGAAATTACTGACGAGAATTTCAAGTCGCGAACAGAGGAAATTGCCGACATCGACGATGAAATCGCTGATTTGCAGGATGAGCTGGAAGCTCTGCAGCTTGCCAATGATCCGACAGCTTCTGCTTCGCAAAAATCGCAAGCGAAAGCCGGCTATCACCCAACCTCCGGATTTACTTGTCCGAAGTGCGAGGCGCCGGCCAATCAAGACAAGCCGTTTTGTCCGTCATGCGGTTGTTCACTTGCGGAAGGCAAGGAAAAACGCCATCATCACGACGATGAGCTTTGCGATGAGGAACACTAGGTTCTGGCGCTTTTGCCACAATCCGGACAAAAGAAGAATGATGGACTTATTTTCGACTGGCAATGCGGGCATGTGCGCAAGCCTGATGTAGGCTCGCTTGTAGGATAACGACCAGCGAGAATTTCCTGGTACTGCTTACTGCGCGCCCAGTTCTGGATTTCTTTGGCGCGATAGACCGGCAATGGATGGCTTTGTGATAGTTCGTGCAGCAGCTTGTAGACTTTATTCAGCGTTGAATAATCGAGTTCTTCATAAGTGTCCGCTTGTCTCAAGAATTCTTGTGGATCAGTCTGAGAGAAAACCGCTTTTGATCCACCTGCCAGCTTCATGTGCAAACGCAAGCAGACATCAGGATCTTGCACGACAAGCAATTCGGCTCTGTCAGCGGAGAGTTCCGATTTGCGCGACCATTCAAATAATGCAACTGCTAGTCCCATAGAAGCCATGCCGCCTAATCCTAGAATGCGACCGGCTATTTGTCCTAGAAAATAAGCAATGGATCTATATAGAACGTGTCCGCATTTTACATGTCCTAGTTCGTGTCCTAGTACCGCCATCAATTCTTCTTCATCTAAAAGATCTACGAGAGCTGATTGCAAAACAATGAACGGTCTTTCCACACCGAAAGTAAATGCGTTGACTTGTGGATTTGTGGTTAGAAATAAATCCGGCTCATGCATGTCCAAAATGTCAGCTGCTTCTTTAAATAGGCGATAGATTTTGGGACACTGCTTGGGTGTGACATGAATAGCTTGACCCATCAGCTGAATGCGAAAAACCCGCTCAATTCCCAGCTCCATTAATTTGCGAAAGACTTTATCTAATATGGGTATGCGCTTAACGGCTTCCAGTGCCTGCGTGTCAGCCGGATGTTCAAAGGCGGCTGATGTGATCCGGGGAAACCTCTTCCTGGTGCGGCTTTCGACTGTCGACATAATTAAAGCTTCTCCGCGGGTTTAATAATTCAAGATCTATCTACCCAGATCTAACGTGCCAATAAGCTCGACCTGGGGTATATATTAAGCACGGTTTTGCCTTAAGTCAGCTGAGGAAGTTTTTGTGGCCAAGCATCGCAATTTGGAATCTGGATCAGAAGGCTTATCCAAGAATGATTGTGAGTCCAGCAACAAGGCTTCGCTGGAAGCAAATCTATCCAAAGTGGAAAAGTTGCCTGCCGATTTGCCGCAACCTCCTACTGATGGGAAGTTTCAAACGCTTCTGCCGTACATTTATGATTATTGCCGCAAAATTGCACACTCTAGATTAGATGCTGACGCTAATAAGCCGATTAAGGTTCAAGTCCCATTACCATTTGGCAAGAAATTTCATTATGACTCGCATAAGGTCGTAAATAAAGGTTACTCGCAGGTTGACTCAATTGATATGGGTAAATCGGGGCTGCTTGAGAGTGTATATCAGGTTACCGACGGCAAGGAAGTAATTACTTTTGATAAATCCACCATTCAAATTCATTCATTAGTCGCGCCACTTTTGAAAAGCAAAGAGACATTCAGAACTGAACAATTATCGAATGCTGAGAGGCCGGTCATTATTTTTAAGAATGCTGCCAAGAAATTGCCGCAGTTTATGCAGGATCATATTCATGCGGATCCGCGTGAGATTATCGTTGCCGACCCGTATGCTCCAGCTGACATTCCTTTCAACCAGGCTGACAAGGCTGAGAAAAAGAAATAAGTACTGCTAGAGAGCTACATACTCAGTATTTCTAATCCGCGACCAACAACAATTGCTAAATTATCTTTGATAGCAATTGCTGATGCTGCATCAACTACCGGGAAAGAAGCAATTTCTTTGGGCGCTGATGGCGTCGTAAAGTCAATTATTGATGCCATGTCTTTGCCGTCAGCGGATTTACCGACAACAACTGCTTTGTGATTTGCAACAGCTACAGCGGCAGCGTCATGTGGCAACGGTGTTGAGCCAAGAAGAGAAAGTTCTTTTCCTTCTTTGGATATGATAAGCAAGAAGCCTCTGTCGTTGGAATCAATTGCTGCGGCAACTGAATATTCATCGCTTAAGGCAATGTCGCGAATAGCGAGATTTTCAAAATGACGAGTGCCCACAAGTTCTGGTGTTTCCGAAGTTGTGTAGAGAGCTACATCATGTAATCCACTGAGTAGAAGATAACCACCGGCAGCTGATAGTCGGCGGTAGTTTGCATCGACGTCAAATGATTTTTCCGGTGTCAGACTGTTTGAATATGTTTGAATCGGATAAATCGTTGTTTTCTTCGACTGTGCAGAAAGGACATAGCCTCTTTGTTTTTCCGTATCAAATGCGACTTGTTGTCCGTTTACCTTGATCTCGGCAACGGTGGAATCAATTGAATCCATTTTGCGTAAGGTTAGCGATTCTTTGCTCAAGCAGAGGATGTAACTGCCCGCACCGGCAATTGATTTTGCCGTGCTGTCAACTTTGGTGACGCCGACAATGGTCGGCTTTTCCGGTTTGGAGATGTCGTAGACCTTGAGATCGGCTCCGCCTAAGACAACCAGATTTCCCCAGGCGGCAACACTGGAAGCAGGCAAGCGGGGAATGGAGAATGTGAATACGTGCTGCCAGACGGATTTGTTGAATGAAATAATTTCTGCTCCGGCGCTTCCTGCAGCTATGTAGCCGTAATTGTCTTTAACGGATAAGCGCGCTTTGGAAGTCATTCCTGATTTGCCCGCCGGCAATGGAATTGCTGCTCCGGCGATTAATTCCAAAGAGCGATTGTATGTGACCGGCTGTACACATGGATTGAATTTTTGTTGACCTAACACCAAAAACCAATTGCGTTGGGCTGCGACATCAATGACTCGGGTCATGTCTGGTATTGGTGATGAAGATACCTTGTGTGGAGATATATCCATGTTGACCAGTGTCATGGTGCACTCTGGTTTGCCTGGCTCTTTACCGGCCAACAAAATGAGATTCTTCTGGCGAGCGAATGCCGTGTAGTGACCGGATAGATGTATGCCTTTGTGTAAAACCGGCGAGGCGATGTCAGCTAAGTTAACAAAATCAAGTCGACTATTATCTCCGCCTTGCAAAACCATAAGTGACTTGTCTTGCAGATCTAATCTGCTCACAGGCGACTCAGTCTTTAGGGTGGACAGCAATGCCGGCTCGACTAGTTTGCCGTGTTTTAAGTTTGTGGCAAAGAAAGCAATTATGTGTTCGCCTTTGCCGCCGGCGCCACCGATGACTATCGTGTCTAAGTTAGCTGCGATGCATGTTGGCTCTGAGAATTGTCCAAGCTGCACAGTTGATACCACATATGGTTCATCCATCGGAGACAAGCTGATTGATAAGAGCTCATAACGAGTTTCTGATTGTTCGCCTTCTTTGCTGACGATGGCAAAGGCACGATGGGGAATTGCGCAGAAGTCGATGAGCTTTCGTCCAAGACCTGTTAATTCGCCTATAACACGAGCCGAGTCGGCTTTTTTAAGTTCGACTATGGCAATGTGACCGAATTCATCGGCGAAGCAGGTATAGCCACGATCGACGATGGCCACGTGATCCGGTGCAATTGCCGGCGGCCAGGCTTGACGGACTAACGTGTACGGTCCGGATTTGATTTTTGCTGCCGGCTTTTTCTTTGCTCGAGCGTATGCCGGGATACTAAATTCCGGGAAAAACGCTAACCCAAGAGAGGATAGCAAAAAATTTCTGCGTGTCAGCATGCGTTAACCTTTGCTAGACGTCTTGATTATGGAAGTAATTGTCGCACTAGATTGCCGGCTAATTGAAGAAGAATAATGGCAATCATGGGAGAAAGGTCTATGCCGCTAATTGGCGGGATAAGCCTTCTGAATGGTTCAACGATAGGTTTGACAGCCATATCCAACCACTTGAATGGCGGTTCATACCAGCGAATATTGGGAAACCAGCTGAGCAGACACCAAATTACAATTAGCCCGCATGCGAGCTGGATGACACTGGCTATTAAACTTCCGATATCTAACATTCAATTATTCTCTCTGGAAATTTGTCTGGATTTTCCCTGGACATGTGACAGTTCCAGATTGTAACATCTACGGCAATTGCAGGCATTGATGACAGCTCCCAGATTCCCATTAACTAGCGAACAACAGCTTGTCGAAGACATTAAACAATGGTCCGGCAATAAGCATATTGGTGACGATTGTGCCATTTTGCCGGGCGGGCAGCTTGTAACCGTCGACGCACTTGTCGAGGGCACGCACTTTATAACTAGTGAAATCGGGTATGGAAATCTTGGCTGGAAAGCGGCAGCTGTTAATTTAAGTGACATTGCGGCAATGGCCGGTCGCCCTAGACATTTAGTTGTAAGCCTGACATTGCCCAAGGATATTGAAAAATCATCTGTTCGCGAATTGATGATTTCGTTAATCGACTGCGCAAAAACATATAGAGCCAATGTGGTTGGTGGCGATTTAACAGCTGGACCTGTTTTGGTTGTTAATGTAACTGCCATGGGTGATGTCCACGAAGCTGGTTGTTTGACTCGATCCGGAGCCAAAGTCGGAGATGTTGTTGTTGTAACAGGTGACTTCGGCGCAAGTGCTGCCGGACTGTCGCTCTGCGGAAATAAAGCTGCACAGGAAAAATATCCCTACGTCTGGCAGAGGCACACAAAACCCTCCCCACGATTGTGTGAGTCCTGGGCGCTTGTGAGAAATACTGCCGGTCGTGCCAGCCTGATGGATGCGTCTGATGGACTTGCCGATGCTTTAATTCAAATTGCTAGAGCTAGCCAAGCGCAAAATGGCGATTTGGGTATAGAAGTAAATCAATCAGATATACCAATTCACGAGCAAACTAAAGAAGTGGCACAACTTTCCGGTGTTGATCCTCTTGAATGGGCTTTTTATGGCGGTGAAGACTATGAACTGGTCGGCACATTGCCCGAGGAAATTTGGAATCACTGGAAAGATAACAACCCGTTTAAAGCCATTGGCAAAGTTGTTGCCAGTTCGGGTGTGTTTTTAAATAAGGGCAAGGCAAAAATTGCTCTCGATTTGAAAAAAAGCTTTCAACATTGGACTGACTTGTAAGATTCTTGCGCTTTACGCTGCCATAATATTCTCGTAGCGGTAAGGGTTAACCGGGGTTTCAAATGAGCGCACTCGATGTCAGCAATATTCTAGATGGCAAGCAGGTAGCCAATTTAGTTCGTGAAGAACTGAGGCTCAAGGTCGATGGTTTTGTTCAACAAGGCAAGCGCCGACCAGGACTTGCAGTCGTACTCA
Proteins encoded in this window:
- the thiL gene encoding thiamine-phosphate kinase produces the protein MTAPRFPLTSEQQLVEDIKQWSGNKHIGDDCAILPGGQLVTVDALVEGTHFITSEIGYGNLGWKAAAVNLSDIAAMAGRPRHLVVSLTLPKDIEKSSVRELMISLIDCAKTYRANVVGGDLTAGPVLVVNVTAMGDVHEAGCLTRSGAKVGDVVVVTGDFGASAAGLSLCGNKAAQEKYPYVWQRHTKPSPRLCESWALVRNTAGRASLMDASDGLADALIQIARASQAQNGDLGIEVNQSDIPIHEQTKEVAQLSGVDPLEWAFYGGEDYELVGTLPEEIWNHWKDNNPFKAIGKVVASSGVFLNKGKAKIALDLKKSFQHWTDL
- a CDS encoding YggT family protein; the protein is MLDIGSLIASVIQLACGLIVIWCLLSWFPNIRWYEPPFKWLDMAVKPIVEPFRRLIPPISGIDLSPMIAIILLQLAGNLVRQLLP
- a CDS encoding M48 family metallopeptidase, with product MSTVESRTRKRFPRITSAAFEHPADTQALEAVKRIPILDKVFRKLMELGIERVFRIQLMGQAIHVTPKQCPKIYRLFKEAADILDMHEPDLFLTTNPQVNAFTFGVERPFIVLQSALVDLLDEEELMAVLGHELGHVKCGHVLYRSIAYFLGQIAGRILGLGGMASMGLAVALFEWSRKSELSADRAELLVVQDPDVCLRLHMKLAGGSKAVFSQTDPQEFLRQADTYEELDYSTLNKVYKLLHELSQSHPLPVYRAKEIQNWARSKQYQEILAGRYPTSEPTSGLRTCPHCQSKISPSFFFCPDCGKSART